Part of the Streptococcus ilei genome is shown below.
CCAAACCAAGGAAGCCTGGGTCAACTGCTTCACCTTCAGTGTCTTTCACTTCAGTGTAGTCAGCAAATGCGTTCGCTTCTTTTGAGTCAACTGGCAAGATCAATTTGCCGTTTGCTTTTTCAAGAAGAGCTTTAGCGACATCTAATTTGTCTTCTTCTACAAGTGAGTTACCGATTTCGATACCTTGAGCTTTGTAGAATGTGTAAGTCATCCCACCACCGATAAGAACTTTATCAGCTTTTTCAAGCAAGTTTTCGATAACACCAATCTTGTCTGAAACTTTTGAACCACCAAGGATAGCCACGAATGGACGTTCTGGAGCTTCAACTGCTTCTTGGATGTAGGCAATTTCGTTTTCAAGAAGGAAACCAGCAACAGCTTTTTCAACGTTTGCTGAGATACCAACGTTTGAAGCGTGCGCACGGTGAGCTGTACCGAATGCATCGTTTACGAAGATACCATCTCCAAGTGATGCCCAGTATTTACCAAGTTCAGGATCGTTTTTAGATTCTTTCTTGCCATCAACATCTTCAAAACGAGTGTTTTCAACCAAAAGAACTTGTCCGTCTTCAAGAGCGTTAATCGCAGCTTCCAATTCAACACCACGAGTAACACCTGGTAGGAAAGCAACGTCTTGACCCAATTTAGCAGCCAAGTCAGCCGCTACAGGAGCAAGTGATTTACCTTCTTTATCAGCTTCTTCTTTTACACGTCCAAGGTGAGAGAAGAGGATTGCACGTCCGCCTTGCTCAAGAATGTACTTGATTGTTGGAAGAGCGGCAGTGATACGGTTGTCATTTGTGATCACGCCATCCTTTACAGGA
Proteins encoded:
- a CDS encoding phosphoglycerate kinase, with the translated sequence MAKLTVKDVDLKGKKVLVRVDFNVPVKDGVITNDNRITAALPTIKYILEQGGRAILFSHLGRVKEEADKEGKSLAPVAADLAAKLGQDVAFLPGVTRGVELEAAINALEDGQVLLVENTRFEDVDGKKESKNDPELGKYWASLGDGIFVNDAFGTAHRAHASNVGISANVEKAVAGFLLENEIAYIQEAVEAPERPFVAILGGSKVSDKIGVIENLLEKADKVLIGGGMTYTFYKAQGIEIGNSLVEEDKLDVAKALLEKANGKLILPVDSKEANAFADYTEVKDTEGEAVDPGFLGLDIGPKSIAKFDEALTGAKTVVWNGPMGVFENPDFQAGTIGVMDAIVKQPGVKSIIGGGDSAAAAINLGRADKFSWISTGGGASMELLEGKVLPGLAALTEK